In Fusarium oxysporum f. sp. lycopersici 4287 chromosome 2, whole genome shotgun sequence, a genomic segment contains:
- a CDS encoding translation initiation factor 2 subunit 1: MEIDFWTGYIDLSKRRVSPEDIVKCEERYNKSKMVHSIMVHLAEKTKLDIESLYEAIAWPLNKRYGHAIDAFKLSITNPEVWNDITFPNEVAKEELKSYIGKRLTPQPTKIRADIEVTCFGYEGIDAVKTALRTAEAHSTDDTQVKVKLVSPPLYVLTCSTLDKNVGITCLGEAIVDVRKSIEGAGGNLTVKMEPKAVTESDDAELQALMEKRERENAEVSGDESMSDSDENIPETI, from the exons ATGGAAATTGATTTTTGGACAGGTTACATCGATCTTTCCAAGCGACGAGTCTCTCCAGAGGATATCGTTAAGTGCGAGGAGCGATACAACAAGAGCAAGATGGTCCACTCTATCATGGTGCATCTCGCCGAGAAGACCAAGCTCGATATCGAGAGCCTCTATGAGGCCATTGCTTGGCCCCTAAACAAGCGATACGGACATGCCATCGACGCTTTCAAGCTTTCCATCAC GAACCCCGAGGTCTGGAACGATATTACCTTCCCCAACGAGGtggccaaggaggagctcAAGTCATACATCGGAAAGCGTCTTACTCCCCAGCCCACCAAGATCCGAGCCGATATCGAGGTCACTTGCTTCGGATACGAGGGAATCGACGCCGTCAAGACTGCTCTCCGCACAGCCGAGGCCCACAGCACCGATGACACCCAagtcaaggtcaagctcGTGTCTCCGCCTCTCTACGTTCTTACATGCTCGACCTTGGACAAGAACGTTGGTATTACTTGCTTGGGAGAGGCCATCGTCGATGTCCGAAAGAGCATCGAGGGTGCCGGTGGTAACTTGACAGTCAAGATGGAGCCCAAGGCCGTCACCGAGAGCGATGACGCTGAGCTTCAAGCATTGATGGAGAAGCGTGAGCGCGAGAACGCCGAGGTCAGCGGTGACGAGAGCATGAGCGACAGCGACGAAAACATCCCTGAGACCATCTAG
- a CDS encoding translation initiation factor 2 subunit 1, with product MAQNQHCRFYEEKYPEIDSFVMVNVKQIAEMGAYVKLLEYDNIDGMILLSELSRRRIRSIQKLIRVGRNEVVVVLRVDKEKGYIDLSKRRVSPEDIVKCEERYNKSKMVHSIMVHLAEKTKLDIESLYEAIAWPLNKRYGHAIDAFKLSITNPEVWNDITFPNEVAKEELKSYIGKRLTPQPTKIRADIEVTCFGYEGIDAVKTALRTAEAHSTDDTQVKVKLVSPPLYVLTCSTLDKNVGITCLGEAIVDVRKSIEGAGGNLTVKMEPKAVTESDDAELQALMEKRERENAEVSGDESMSDSDENIPETI from the exons ATGGCTCAAAATCAACATTGCCGTTTTTACGAGGAGAAGTACCCGGAGATCGATAGCTTCGTCATGGTCAATGTCAAGCAG ATCGCCGAAATGGGTGCCTACGTTAAGCTTCTAGAGTACGACAACATTGACGGCATGATCCTGCTCTCCGAGCTTTCGCGAAGACGTATTCGAAGTATCCAGAAGCTCATCCGGGTTGGTCGCAACGAGGTCGTCGTGGTGCTCCGTGtcgacaaggagaagg GTTACATCGATCTTTCCAAGCGACGAGTCTCTCCAGAGGATATCGTTAAGTGCGAGGAGCGATACAACAAGAGCAAGATGGTCCACTCTATCATGGTGCATCTCGCCGAGAAGACCAAGCTCGATATCGAGAGCCTCTATGAGGCCATTGCTTGGCCCCTAAACAAGCGATACGGACATGCCATCGACGCTTTCAAGCTTTCCATCAC GAACCCCGAGGTCTGGAACGATATTACCTTCCCCAACGAGGtggccaaggaggagctcAAGTCATACATCGGAAAGCGTCTTACTCCCCAGCCCACCAAGATCCGAGCCGATATCGAGGTCACTTGCTTCGGATACGAGGGAATCGACGCCGTCAAGACTGCTCTCCGCACAGCCGAGGCCCACAGCACCGATGACACCCAagtcaaggtcaagctcGTGTCTCCGCCTCTCTACGTTCTTACATGCTCGACCTTGGACAAGAACGTTGGTATTACTTGCTTGGGAGAGGCCATCGTCGATGTCCGAAAGAGCATCGAGGGTGCCGGTGGTAACTTGACAGTCAAGATGGAGCCCAAGGCCGTCACCGAGAGCGATGACGCTGAGCTTCAAGCATTGATGGAGAAGCGTGAGCGCGAGAACGCCGAGGTCAGCGGTGACGAGAGCATGAGCGACAGCGACGAAAACATCCCTGAGACCATCTAG
- a CDS encoding translation initiation factor 2 subunit 1, with product MGAYVKLLEYDNIDGMILLSELSRRRIRSIQKLIRVGRNEVVVVLRVDKEKGYIDLSKRRVSPEDIVKCEERYNKSKMVHSIMVHLAEKTKLDIESLYEAIAWPLNKRYGHAIDAFKLSITNPEVWNDITFPNEVAKEELKSYIGKRLTPQPTKIRADIEVTCFGYEGIDAVKTALRTAEAHSTDDTQVKVKLVSPPLYVLTCSTLDKNVGITCLGEAIVDVRKSIEGAGGNLTVKMEPKAVTESDDAELQALMEKRERENAEVSGDESMSDSDENIPETI from the exons ATGGGTGCCTACGTTAAGCTTCTAGAGTACGACAACATTGACGGCATGATCCTGCTCTCCGAGCTTTCGCGAAGACGTATTCGAAGTATCCAGAAGCTCATCCGGGTTGGTCGCAACGAGGTCGTCGTGGTGCTCCGTGtcgacaaggagaagg GTTACATCGATCTTTCCAAGCGACGAGTCTCTCCAGAGGATATCGTTAAGTGCGAGGAGCGATACAACAAGAGCAAGATGGTCCACTCTATCATGGTGCATCTCGCCGAGAAGACCAAGCTCGATATCGAGAGCCTCTATGAGGCCATTGCTTGGCCCCTAAACAAGCGATACGGACATGCCATCGACGCTTTCAAGCTTTCCATCAC GAACCCCGAGGTCTGGAACGATATTACCTTCCCCAACGAGGtggccaaggaggagctcAAGTCATACATCGGAAAGCGTCTTACTCCCCAGCCCACCAAGATCCGAGCCGATATCGAGGTCACTTGCTTCGGATACGAGGGAATCGACGCCGTCAAGACTGCTCTCCGCACAGCCGAGGCCCACAGCACCGATGACACCCAagtcaaggtcaagctcGTGTCTCCGCCTCTCTACGTTCTTACATGCTCGACCTTGGACAAGAACGTTGGTATTACTTGCTTGGGAGAGGCCATCGTCGATGTCCGAAAGAGCATCGAGGGTGCCGGTGGTAACTTGACAGTCAAGATGGAGCCCAAGGCCGTCACCGAGAGCGATGACGCTGAGCTTCAAGCATTGATGGAGAAGCGTGAGCGCGAGAACGCCGAGGTCAGCGGTGACGAGAGCATGAGCGACAGCGACGAAAACATCCCTGAGACCATCTAG
- a CDS encoding cell cycle arrest protein BUB3 gives MAPATQYELSPPPTDAVSAIAFAPSSGTKLLVSSWDKKVYCYDIAGGAGEATLVNTYEHRAPVLDVCFGANDNEAFTAGVDWCVNKIDLETGEKTLLSKHAAPVRSIAYSPKFSILVSASWDCSLNLHNLSDPSSTPIRVSLPGKPHALAASPTKIVVAMAGRVINIYDLKTIVDLFATGSSDLQPWQQRESSLRYLTRAVSCMPNDAGYATSSIEGRVAVEWFEDTAESQARKYAFKCHRQAAPDGDGDIVYPVNALAFHPVHGTFASGGGDGTAALWDAEAKRRLKQYQKFPNSVAALAFSSDGRYLAVGVCPGFETGQEDYSGAGQTSVLIRELGENEAKGKGAK, from the exons ATGGCTCCTG CGACTCAATACGAACTTTCACCGCCCCCAACCGACGCGGTCTCGGCGATCGCGTTTGCGCCGTCCTCTGGAACCAAGCTCCTTGTCTCATCATGGGATAAGAAGGTGTATTGCTACGATATCGCAGGTGGAGCTGGCGAGGCGACTCTCGTCAACACATACGAACACCGGGCGCCAGTCTTGGATGTTTGCTTCGGCGCCAATGATAATGAAGCTTTTACTGCTGGCGTGGATTGGTGTGTTAACAA AATCGACTTGGAGACTGGTGAGAAGACTTTGCTGAGCAAGCATGCTGCGCCGGTGCGATCTATAGCCTACAGTCCAAAGTTTT CGATCTTGGTCTCCGCGTCTTGGGATTGCAGCTTGAACCTCCATAACCTCAGTGATCCTTCAAGCACTCCCATAAGGGTCTCCCTCCCCGGCAAGCCCCATGCGCTGGCTGCTAGTCCTACAAAGATCGTGGTTGCCATGGCCGGCCGTGTTATTAACATCTACGACCTGAAGACCATTGTCGACCTATTCGCAACTGGCTCATCTGACCTGCAGCCATGGCAACAACGTGAATCATCCCTGCGATATTTGACACGCGCAGTGTCCTGCATGCCCAATGATGCCGGCTACGCCACTAGCAGTATTGAAGGCCGTGTTGCAGTTGAGTGGTTTGAGGACACAGCCGAGTCCCAGGCTCGAAAGTACGCCTTCAAGTGCCACCGACAAGCAGCACcagatggtgatggtgatattGTTTATCCCGTAAATGCTCTCGCCTTCCACCCTGTTCATGGAACATTTGCTTCAGGGGGTGGCGATGGCACTGCTGCTTTGTGGGATGCAGAAGCAAAGCGACGACTTAAACAGTACCAGAAATTCCCCAACAGCGTTGCTGCGCTTGCTTTCTCAAGTGACGGGAGATATCTTGCCGTGGGTGTTTGCCCCGGTTTTGAAACTGGCCAGGAGGACTACAGCGGTGCCGGACAGACATCGGTATTGATCCGTGAGCTTGGTGAGAACGAAGCCAAGGGTAAGGGGGCCAAATAG